A genomic segment from Barrientosiimonas humi encodes:
- the mreC gene encoding rod shape-determining protein MreC: protein MALTPRTRRRLVVGGVVASLAVLAVDTAAPTVTDPVRSAVARAVTPVQERLTLPADNEAGRLRRQRDEARRALARRGDDEQLRRGLGDLLGSSAAADRRVVPARVVGFTPATAAGERQLVTIDAGSRDGIRAHQTVIATQGLVGRTVTVRPTSADVELVTSPGAVVGARVTRSRAIGSVAATPGPAVPARRPGEVTLTLVELGDVRTGDQVRTLGSVDDRPYVRDVVIGRVVGVDPDRGQLGRTARVEPAVDVGSLDVVGVVQPAPADGPRPAATGTGPS, encoded by the coding sequence ATGGCCCTGACCCCGCGCACCCGGCGGCGCCTGGTCGTCGGCGGAGTGGTGGCCTCGCTCGCCGTCCTCGCGGTCGACACCGCGGCGCCCACGGTCACCGACCCCGTGCGCTCCGCCGTCGCCCGGGCCGTGACGCCGGTGCAGGAGCGGCTCACCCTGCCCGCCGACAACGAGGCCGGCCGGCTGCGCCGGCAGCGCGACGAGGCGCGGCGCGCCCTGGCCCGGCGCGGCGACGACGAGCAGCTGCGCCGCGGGCTCGGCGACCTGCTCGGCTCGTCCGCGGCGGCCGACCGTCGGGTGGTCCCGGCGCGGGTCGTGGGCTTCACCCCGGCGACCGCTGCCGGGGAGCGCCAGCTGGTGACGATCGACGCGGGGTCCCGCGACGGCATACGGGCTCATCAGACGGTGATCGCGACGCAGGGCCTCGTGGGCCGCACCGTCACCGTGCGCCCGACCAGCGCCGACGTGGAGCTGGTGACCTCGCCCGGCGCCGTCGTGGGTGCCCGGGTGACGCGCAGCCGCGCCATCGGGTCGGTCGCGGCGACGCCCGGGCCGGCGGTGCCGGCGCGGCGGCCGGGGGAGGTGACGCTCACGCTGGTCGAGCTCGGCGACGTGCGCACCGGCGACCAGGTGCGCACGCTCGGCAGCGTCGACGACCGGCCGTACGTGCGTGACGTCGTGATCGGCCGGGTCGTCGGCGTCGACCCCGACCGCGGGCAGCTGGGGCGCACCGCCCGGGTCGAGCCGGCGGTCGACGTGGGGAGCCTCGACGTGGTGGGCGTCGTGCAGCCCGCGCCCGCCGACGGGCCGCGGCCGGCGGCGACCGGGACGGGGCCGTCGTGA
- a CDS encoding rod shape-determining protein MreD codes for MTLRLPSRLATVQALLLVLAALLAAVVLPRLGPVQPDLLVPFVVAGGLRGGRTTGLLLGLAAGWLVDLVPPGTGALGLSPLTYAGAGLVAGAAHRSSRHSAALPAATVLAAAAVVLGVRLVVTLLDGRPLDLVGAGLSLLATTVIGAALVPPLVHHQRRLVHRGRA; via the coding sequence GTGACGCTTCGGCTGCCGTCGCGGCTGGCCACGGTGCAGGCCCTGCTGCTGGTGCTCGCCGCGCTGCTCGCGGCGGTCGTGCTGCCGCGGCTCGGCCCGGTGCAGCCCGACCTGCTGGTGCCGTTCGTCGTGGCCGGGGGACTGCGCGGGGGTCGCACCACCGGGCTGCTGCTCGGTCTCGCGGCCGGCTGGCTGGTCGACCTCGTCCCGCCCGGCACCGGTGCGCTGGGCCTCAGCCCGCTGACCTACGCCGGTGCCGGCCTGGTCGCCGGCGCCGCCCACCGCTCGTCGCGCCACTCGGCCGCCCTGCCCGCCGCGACGGTGCTCGCGGCCGCCGCGGTGGTGCTCGGGGTGCGGCTGGTGGTCACCCTGCTCGACGGGCGGCCGCTGGACCTGGTGGGGGCCGGCCTCAGCCTGCTCGCGACCACGGTGATCGGCGCGGCCCTCGTGCCGCCGCTCGTGCACCACCAGCGGCGGCTCGTCCACCGGGGGCGGGCATGA
- the mrdA gene encoding penicillin-binding protein 2, with translation MIARWRLRRRYRRRDRPSRPARVTRLAVLLGLSVVMVLAMLGRLVQLQVVQGDDFADRAAALGTRTISTPAIRGRILAADGKALVANGSRAVLTLDPTTLADQDDDGAGLLRRVAPLVGRTPEQLLERTRPCGTAGAPRPPVCFSGAPYEPIPIADDVPVERALTLLERPEEFPGLGVVAEPTRTYPALGQLNAAQVLGYLGRTNADDIRRDPTLTARDGLGRAGLEKQYDAALRGTPGRTVVAVDARGLPQRTLQNVAPVPGQDVVTNLDPTVQTAAERALGSAMSSAQAQGNPATAGAMVVLDASDGSVVAMASAPTYDPNVWSGGINSLEYARLTDPASGAPLLNRGTTFATAPASTFKAVSVPAAIAMGNDPDASYDCGPSVRIGDRTFRNFESVAFGQIDMRRALEVSCDTVFYRWAYNAWQQSGGLRAPVTATDPFVDTARSFGLGRRTGIDLPDEAAGRIPDRQWKRQRWLDTRATSCQRARTGYPEETDQARASYLQRIAQENCRSGYVYRAGDAVNFSIGQGDVAVTPLQLAVAYSAVANGGTLWAPQVAAATQRPGGGARQDLAPRRMGTVDFPGDSLAVDREGMAAVTRTGTAAAAFRGFPLDSYGVSGKTGTAEIFGKEATSWFASYGPRTASGKQYVVVAMITESGTGATYAAPAARKVWDVLRTR, from the coding sequence ATGATCGCCCGCTGGCGGCTGCGGCGGCGCTATCGGCGTCGTGACCGGCCCTCGCGACCGGCCCGGGTGACCCGGCTCGCGGTGCTGCTCGGGCTCAGCGTGGTCATGGTGCTGGCGATGCTCGGCCGCCTCGTGCAGCTGCAGGTCGTGCAGGGCGACGACTTCGCCGACCGGGCAGCGGCGCTCGGCACGCGCACGATCTCCACCCCGGCCATCCGCGGGCGCATCTTGGCCGCTGACGGAAAAGCGTTGGTGGCCAACGGTTCTCGTGCTGTGCTCACGCTGGACCCGACGACGCTCGCCGACCAGGACGACGACGGTGCGGGGCTGCTGCGCCGCGTGGCGCCGCTGGTCGGCCGCACCCCGGAGCAGCTGCTCGAGCGCACCCGGCCGTGCGGCACCGCGGGTGCGCCCCGCCCGCCGGTGTGCTTCAGCGGCGCGCCGTACGAGCCCATCCCCATCGCCGACGACGTGCCCGTCGAGCGCGCGCTCACCCTGCTCGAACGACCCGAGGAGTTCCCGGGGCTGGGGGTGGTGGCCGAGCCGACGCGGACGTACCCCGCGCTGGGGCAGCTCAACGCCGCGCAGGTGCTGGGCTACCTGGGGCGCACCAACGCCGACGACATCCGGCGCGACCCCACGCTGACCGCCCGCGACGGCCTCGGCCGGGCCGGGCTCGAGAAGCAGTACGACGCCGCGCTGCGCGGCACGCCCGGTCGCACGGTGGTGGCGGTGGACGCGCGCGGGCTGCCGCAGCGCACGCTGCAGAACGTCGCGCCGGTCCCGGGTCAGGACGTCGTCACCAACCTCGACCCCACCGTGCAGACGGCGGCCGAGCGCGCACTCGGCTCGGCCATGAGCTCCGCTCAGGCGCAAGGGAATCCGGCCACCGCCGGCGCGATGGTGGTGCTCGACGCGAGCGACGGTTCGGTCGTCGCGATGGCGTCCGCGCCGACGTACGACCCGAACGTGTGGAGCGGCGGGATCAACAGCCTGGAGTACGCCCGGCTCACCGACCCCGCGTCCGGTGCCCCGCTGCTCAACCGGGGGACGACGTTCGCGACGGCGCCGGCGTCGACGTTCAAGGCGGTGTCGGTGCCGGCGGCCATCGCGATGGGCAACGACCCGGACGCGAGCTACGACTGCGGCCCGTCGGTGCGCATCGGCGACCGCACCTTCCGCAACTTCGAGTCGGTCGCCTTCGGGCAGATCGACATGCGCAGGGCGCTGGAGGTCTCGTGCGACACCGTCTTCTACCGCTGGGCCTACAACGCCTGGCAGCAGTCGGGCGGGCTGCGCGCGCCGGTGACCGCCACCGACCCGTTCGTCGACACGGCCCGCTCGTTCGGCCTGGGCCGGCGCACCGGCATCGACCTGCCCGACGAGGCGGCCGGGCGCATCCCCGACCGGCAGTGGAAGCGGCAGCGCTGGCTCGACACCCGCGCCACCAGCTGCCAGCGGGCGCGCACGGGCTATCCGGAGGAGACCGACCAGGCGCGCGCGAGCTATCTGCAGCGCATCGCGCAGGAGAACTGCCGCAGCGGCTACGTCTACCGCGCCGGTGACGCGGTGAACTTCTCGATCGGGCAGGGCGACGTGGCGGTCACGCCGCTGCAGCTGGCCGTGGCCTACTCCGCCGTCGCCAACGGCGGCACGCTGTGGGCCCCGCAGGTGGCGGCGGCCACCCAGCGGCCGGGCGGCGGCGCCCGGCAGGACCTCGCGCCGCGGCGGATGGGGACGGTCGACTTCCCGGGCGACTCGCTGGCCGTCGACCGGGAGGGGATGGCCGCGGTGACCCGCACCGGCACGGCCGCCGCCGCCTTCCGGGGCTTCCCGCTGGACAGCTACGGCGTCTCGGGGAAGACGGGCACCGCCGAGATCTTCGGCAAGGAGGCGACCAGCTGGTTCGCGTCCTACGGCCCGCGCACGGCCTCGGGCAAGCAGTACGTCGTCGTCGCCATGATCACCGAGTCCGGCACCGGCGCGACCTACGCTGCTCCCGCCGCCCGCAAGGTGTGGGACGTGCTGCGCACCCGGTGA
- a CDS encoding nitroreductase family protein: protein MSDPAEHFDDFWRASELGPLTVGRFAERLGRFDPAPPAVHPWQRTGPAHPLGHPRGRLTSLLRRRRSDRDLGARPLRRGDLSALLGTLARTDSGWGHPSAGDLRAVRGSVILWRTDHPLAGRVAQHDPERHTLTDVGPAPDWQAEQQALGGLDTTTPPAAAVVLLGDPAAVVEKYGERGGRFLLLEAGAALQSLSLAAAERRLPAYATGGAFDSRLRAVCGHARTGALPLAVLLLGGR, encoded by the coding sequence ATGAGCGACCCCGCCGAGCACTTCGACGACTTCTGGCGGGCCTCCGAGCTCGGCCCGCTCACCGTCGGCCGGTTCGCCGAGCGGCTGGGCCGGTTCGACCCCGCCCCGCCCGCCGTCCACCCCTGGCAGCGCACCGGCCCCGCTCACCCGCTCGGCCACCCCCGCGGCCGGCTCACGTCGCTGCTGCGGCGGCGCCGCTCCGACCGCGACCTCGGCGCCCGGCCGCTGCGCCGCGGCGACCTGTCCGCCCTCCTCGGCACCCTCGCCCGCACCGACTCCGGCTGGGGTCACCCGTCGGCCGGAGACCTGCGAGCGGTGCGCGGCAGCGTGATCCTGTGGCGCACCGACCACCCGCTCGCGGGCCGCGTCGCCCAGCACGACCCCGAGCGGCACACGCTGACCGACGTCGGGCCCGCCCCCGACTGGCAGGCGGAGCAGCAGGCGCTCGGCGGCCTGGACACGACCACCCCGCCCGCGGCGGCCGTGGTGCTGCTCGGCGACCCGGCCGCCGTGGTCGAGAAGTACGGCGAGCGCGGCGGCCGCTTCCTGCTGCTCGAGGCCGGGGCGGCGCTGCAGAGCCTGTCCCTCGCGGCCGCCGAGCGCCGGCTGCCGGCGTACGCCACCGGGGGCGCCTTCGACTCCCGGCTGCGGGCGGTCTGCGGTCACGCGCGCACCGGCGCGCTCCCGCTGGCCGTGCTGCTGCTCGGCGGCCGCTGA
- a CDS encoding YcaO-like family protein — translation MLDKAIGWRTGVGVTLSEPPLTTADPPVHQAAASDRPVGESAVAGGAGWERDAARGAAVGELLERYAAVHCPLLTVPRDEIPSTAGIPSTATVLGFDDFLLHSPEQRADPGFPAASTYAQDRFTRTFSLIDQRPAWVPAALVSNDPGFGAIATSSGLAAGASVTTALLRATQELVERDALMVTWLHGLRPRTTPAPARVSELVGEIDGGATVLDLTPRHSPHPVAMVVGSAPLPDRPRHGAGIACRATWAGAVEKATLEWAQAMTYVGVTAGGRPRPEPHDVVSFDEHARFYSLRPDLWDALPIHRGTPAEPPASSTATGAAGQLHELVMSLHRNGIRLFYRDLTTLDVAACGVRVVRVLSPDLVPIHGHHRWPHLAAACVPVAERFPGAEPSTAFPSPFPHPLG, via the coding sequence TTGCTGGACAAGGCGATCGGCTGGCGCACCGGGGTCGGCGTGACCCTGTCCGAGCCTCCCCTCACCACCGCCGACCCGCCGGTGCACCAGGCCGCGGCGTCGGACCGCCCGGTCGGTGAGAGTGCGGTGGCCGGCGGTGCCGGCTGGGAACGGGACGCTGCGCGAGGCGCCGCCGTCGGCGAGCTGCTGGAGCGCTACGCCGCCGTCCACTGCCCGCTTTTGACCGTCCCACGCGACGAGATCCCTTCCACTGCGGGGATCCCTTCCACCGCAACGGTGCTGGGGTTCGACGACTTCCTGCTGCACTCTCCCGAGCAGCGCGCCGACCCCGGCTTCCCCGCCGCGTCGACCTACGCCCAGGACCGGTTCACCCGCACGTTCTCGCTGATCGACCAGCGGCCGGCGTGGGTGCCGGCGGCGCTCGTCAGCAACGACCCGGGCTTCGGGGCCATCGCGACCTCCAGCGGGCTCGCCGCCGGCGCCTCAGTCACCACGGCGCTGCTGCGCGCCACCCAGGAGCTGGTCGAGCGGGACGCGCTGATGGTCACCTGGCTGCACGGGCTGCGGCCGCGCACCACCCCGGCCCCGGCGCGCGTCTCCGAGCTGGTCGGCGAGATCGACGGCGGCGCAACGGTGCTCGACCTCACCCCGCGGCACAGCCCGCACCCCGTGGCGATGGTCGTCGGGTCGGCACCCCTGCCCGACCGGCCGCGGCACGGCGCCGGCATCGCCTGCCGGGCCACCTGGGCCGGGGCCGTCGAGAAGGCGACGCTCGAGTGGGCCCAGGCAATGACGTACGTCGGAGTCACGGCGGGCGGACGCCCTCGCCCCGAGCCGCACGACGTGGTCTCCTTCGACGAGCACGCCCGGTTCTACTCGCTGCGGCCGGACCTTTGGGACGCCCTCCCGATCCACCGCGGCACGCCCGCCGAACCACCCGCGAGCAGCACCGCCACCGGCGCGGCCGGGCAGTTGCACGAGCTGGTGATGTCGTTGCACCGCAACGGGATTCGTCTGTTCTACCGCGACCTGACGACGCTCGACGTCGCGGCGTGCGGCGTGCGGGTCGTGCGCGTGCTCTCCCCCGACCTGGTCCCGATCCACGGGCACCACCGGTGGCCGCACCTGGCCGCCGCCTGCGTGCCCGTCGCCGAGCGATTCCCGGGGGCGGAGCCGTCGACGGCGTTCCCCAGCCCGTTCCCGCACCCGCTGGGATGA
- the rpsO gene encoding 30S ribosomal protein S15, with product MPLDTATKQKIMTEYATHEGDTGSPEVQIAMLTQRIKDLTEHSRQHPHDHHSRRGLLLLVGQRKRMLRYLESVDIERYRALIKRLGLRR from the coding sequence ATGCCTCTCGACACTGCCACCAAGCAGAAGATCATGACCGAGTACGCCACCCACGAGGGCGACACCGGCTCGCCCGAGGTGCAGATCGCGATGCTGACGCAGCGCATCAAGGACCTCACCGAGCACTCGCGGCAGCACCCGCACGACCACCACAGCCGTCGCGGCCTGCTGCTCCTGGTCGGCCAGCGCAAGCGGATGCTGCGCTACCTGGAGTCCGTGGACATCGAGCGCTACCGCGCGCTGATCAAGCGGCTCGGTCTGCGGCGATAA
- a CDS encoding polyribonucleotide nucleotidyltransferase, with product MEGPEITFAEAVIDNGSFGKRTVRFETGRLAKQAAGAVVCYLDDDTTLLSTTAAGKSPKDHFDFFPLTVDVEERMYAAGKIPGSFFRREGRPSTDAILTCRLIDRPLRPAFVKGLRNEVQVVITVLSLNPDHQYDVLAINGASASTQISGLPFSGPIGATRMSLIDGQWVAFPNFSDIERSTFDMVVAGRIVGDDVAIMMVEAESTESTWDLVTNQGKQAPTEEVVAQGLEESKKFIRVLCEAQQELAGQAAKEVQEFPLFLDYEDDAYQAVEQASEGKLRELLSIADKQDRESQLDAYKDELKADLAGEGTSFEGREKEISAAYRAVQKKLVRERILREQVRIDGRGPKDIRALSAEVEVLPRVHGSAIFERGETQILGVTTLNMLRMEQQLDTLSPVTRKRYMHNYNFPPYSTGETGRVGSPKRREVGHGALAERALVPVLPTREEFPYAIRQVSEALSSNGSTSMGSVCASTLSLLNAGVPLRAPVAGIAMGLVSAEIDGATQYLALTDILGAEDAFGDMDFKVAGTREFVTAIQLDTKLDGIPATELATALTQAHDARMHILDVMNEAIDAPDEMSPYAPRVIAVKVPVDKIGEVIGPKGKMINQIQEDTGADISIEDDGTVYIGATDGPSAEAARAAINAIANPQMPEVGERFLGTVVKTTTFGAFVSLLPGKDGLLHISEVRKLVGGKRIDAVEDVLGVGQKVQVELKEIDPRGKLSLAVVQDESAAQGEGDAAAPAQDQAPAGDAQESGESDDSDGSGASADSGESGESGDKPRRERSRDDEGGERPRRRRRGGRGRGRGEGNGEGNVSADDSADDSDRPAVSSDDVEPGSEPANVGGASSEDA from the coding sequence ATGGAGGGTCCAGAGATCACTTTCGCCGAAGCCGTCATCGACAACGGCAGCTTCGGCAAGCGCACCGTCCGCTTCGAGACGGGCCGGCTGGCCAAGCAGGCCGCCGGCGCTGTCGTCTGCTACCTCGACGACGACACGACGCTGCTGTCCACCACGGCCGCGGGCAAGTCGCCCAAGGACCACTTCGACTTCTTCCCGCTGACGGTGGACGTCGAGGAGCGGATGTACGCCGCGGGCAAGATCCCCGGCAGCTTCTTCCGTCGCGAGGGTCGCCCCTCGACCGACGCGATCCTCACCTGCCGACTGATCGACCGTCCGCTGCGCCCGGCCTTCGTCAAGGGGCTGCGCAACGAGGTCCAGGTCGTCATCACGGTGCTGTCGCTCAACCCCGACCACCAGTACGACGTGCTCGCCATCAACGGCGCGTCGGCCTCGACCCAGATCTCGGGCCTGCCGTTCAGCGGCCCGATCGGCGCCACCCGCATGTCGCTGATCGACGGTCAGTGGGTCGCGTTCCCCAACTTCTCCGACATCGAGCGCTCGACGTTCGACATGGTCGTCGCCGGCCGCATCGTGGGTGACGACGTCGCCATCATGATGGTCGAGGCGGAGTCGACCGAGTCCACCTGGGACCTGGTGACCAACCAGGGCAAGCAGGCGCCGACCGAGGAGGTCGTCGCCCAGGGGCTCGAGGAGTCCAAGAAGTTCATCCGGGTGCTCTGCGAGGCGCAGCAGGAGCTCGCCGGGCAGGCCGCCAAGGAGGTCCAGGAGTTCCCGCTGTTCCTCGACTACGAGGACGACGCCTACCAGGCGGTCGAGCAGGCCTCCGAGGGCAAGCTGCGCGAGCTGCTGTCGATCGCCGACAAGCAGGACCGCGAGAGCCAGCTCGACGCGTACAAGGACGAGCTCAAGGCCGACCTGGCCGGCGAGGGCACCTCGTTCGAGGGTCGCGAGAAGGAGATCTCGGCGGCCTACCGCGCGGTGCAGAAGAAGCTCGTGCGTGAGCGGATCCTGCGCGAGCAGGTGCGCATCGACGGCCGCGGCCCCAAGGACATCCGGGCGCTGTCGGCCGAGGTCGAGGTGCTCCCGCGGGTGCACGGCTCGGCGATCTTCGAGCGCGGCGAGACCCAGATCCTCGGCGTGACCACGCTGAACATGCTCCGCATGGAGCAGCAGCTCGACACGCTGTCGCCGGTCACCCGCAAGCGCTACATGCACAACTACAACTTCCCGCCCTACTCCACCGGTGAGACCGGTCGGGTCGGGTCGCCGAAGCGGCGCGAGGTCGGTCACGGGGCGCTCGCCGAGCGCGCGCTCGTGCCGGTGCTGCCGACGCGCGAGGAGTTCCCGTACGCCATCCGCCAGGTCTCCGAGGCGCTCAGCTCCAACGGGTCGACCTCGATGGGTTCGGTCTGCGCCTCGACCCTGTCGCTGCTCAACGCCGGTGTGCCGCTGCGCGCGCCGGTCGCCGGCATCGCGATGGGTCTGGTGTCCGCCGAGATCGACGGTGCGACGCAGTACCTCGCGCTCACCGACATCCTCGGTGCCGAGGACGCGTTCGGCGACATGGACTTCAAGGTCGCCGGCACCCGCGAGTTCGTCACGGCGATCCAGCTCGACACCAAGCTCGACGGCATCCCCGCCACCGAGCTGGCGACGGCGCTGACCCAGGCCCACGACGCGCGGATGCACATCCTCGACGTCATGAACGAGGCCATCGACGCGCCCGACGAGATGAGCCCGTACGCCCCGCGCGTCATCGCGGTGAAGGTGCCGGTCGACAAGATCGGCGAGGTCATCGGCCCCAAGGGCAAGATGATCAACCAGATCCAGGAGGACACCGGCGCCGACATCTCGATCGAGGACGACGGCACCGTCTACATCGGCGCCACCGACGGCCCGTCGGCCGAGGCCGCGCGTGCGGCGATCAACGCGATCGCCAACCCGCAGATGCCCGAGGTCGGCGAGCGCTTCCTCGGCACCGTGGTGAAGACGACGACCTTCGGGGCGTTCGTCTCGCTGCTGCCGGGCAAGGACGGCCTGCTGCACATCTCCGAGGTGCGCAAGCTGGTCGGTGGCAAGCGGATCGACGCGGTCGAGGACGTCCTCGGCGTCGGCCAGAAGGTCCAGGTCGAGCTCAAGGAGATCGACCCCCGCGGCAAGCTCTCGCTCGCCGTGGTGCAGGACGAGTCGGCCGCGCAGGGTGAGGGCGACGCCGCCGCTCCCGCGCAGGACCAGGCCCCGGCCGGGGACGCGCAGGAGTCCGGCGAGTCCGACGACTCCGACGGCTCCGGGGCGTCGGCTGACTCCGGCGAGTCCGGCGAGTCCGGCGACAAGCCGCGCCGCGAGCGCTCGCGCGACGACGAGGGCGGCGAGCGTCCGCGCCGTCGTCGCCGCGGTGGCCGTGGCCGTGGCCGCGGTGAGGGCAACGGCGAAGGCAACGTCTCCGCCGACGACTCCGCGGACGACAGCGACCGCCCGGCGGTCAGCTCCGACGACGTCGAGCCCGGCTCCGAGCCGGCCAACGTCGGCGGCGCCTCGTCCGAGGACGCCTGA
- a CDS encoding YihY/virulence factor BrkB family protein — protein sequence MTLVDRVDGFQRRHPVVGFPLGVVYKFLDDQGAYLAALITYYGLLSIFPLLLLMTSILGFLVQDNAVLRESLINGVLAQVPVIGDELQSPSGLQGNLVAVIVGSLTAAYGGLGVAQALQHAMNTVWAVPRHRRPNPILARAKSAGILAFLGISLIAAGVIPRVFDWLAGPPWTILNTVLAVLIFWVVLHVSTHRSHGWLSLLPGAIIVGIVWQLLETLGAAVVTSIIARSSGSYGVFAVVIGLIAWIYLLAVTVVMAAELNVVRARHLYPRALLTPFTDDVDLTRADHEAYSHLVEMNRLKGYQHVSVTFDKNEDGVPDEPWEDRQPPA from the coding sequence GTGACTCTCGTCGACCGCGTGGACGGCTTCCAGCGCAGGCATCCCGTCGTGGGGTTCCCGCTCGGTGTGGTCTACAAGTTCCTCGACGACCAGGGCGCCTACCTCGCCGCGCTCATCACCTACTACGGCCTGCTGTCGATCTTCCCGCTGCTGCTGCTCATGACCTCGATCCTGGGCTTCCTGGTGCAGGACAACGCGGTGCTGCGCGAGTCGCTCATCAACGGCGTGCTGGCCCAGGTGCCGGTCATCGGTGATGAGCTGCAGAGCCCGAGCGGTCTGCAGGGCAACCTCGTCGCGGTCATCGTCGGTTCGCTGACCGCGGCCTACGGTGGTCTCGGGGTGGCGCAGGCGCTGCAGCACGCGATGAACACCGTGTGGGCCGTGCCGCGCCACCGCCGCCCCAACCCGATCCTGGCCCGCGCCAAGAGCGCCGGCATCCTGGCCTTCCTCGGCATCTCGCTGATCGCCGCCGGCGTGATCCCGCGCGTGTTCGACTGGCTGGCCGGCCCGCCGTGGACGATCCTCAACACCGTGCTCGCCGTGCTCATCTTCTGGGTCGTGCTGCACGTGTCGACCCACCGCAGCCACGGCTGGTTGTCGCTGCTGCCGGGGGCGATCATCGTCGGCATCGTGTGGCAGCTGCTCGAGACTCTCGGTGCTGCCGTGGTCACCAGCATCATCGCCCGCAGCAGCGGGTCCTACGGCGTGTTCGCGGTGGTCATCGGTCTGATCGCCTGGATCTACCTGCTGGCCGTCACCGTGGTGATGGCGGCCGAGCTGAACGTCGTACGCGCTCGCCACCTCTACCCACGGGCGCTGCTCACCCCGTTCACCGACGACGTCGACCTGACCCGCGCCGACCACGAGGCGTACAGCCACCTGGTCGAGATGAACCGGCTCAAGGGCTATCAGCACGTGAGCGTGACGTTCGACAAGAACGAGGACGGCGTGCCCGACGAGCCGTGGGAGGACCGGCAGCCACCGGCCTGA